The following coding sequences lie in one Homalodisca vitripennis isolate AUS2020 chromosome X, UT_GWSS_2.1, whole genome shotgun sequence genomic window:
- the LOC124369714 gene encoding uncharacterized protein LOC124369714 produces the protein MKEQIQDMQQYSRLQNLEISGVPVSPNENVFAVLQAIAAAINIPWRRDDVSAAHRLGSPRGRQARPPNIVVRFVSRTVRAEWLQAAKSKRNLDAVHISSAYSPSSVYINEHLTSYTKALLNQAKTMVKDRQLAFAWIKEGRVLVKNTADERARRVRSFEDLGVVDRGRRGGGDSESSYAATGK, from the coding sequence ATGAAGGAACAGATTCAGGACATGCAGCAGTACAGTCGGTTGCAGAATCTTGAAATATCCGGCGTTCCAGTGTCACCAAATGAAAATGTGTTCGCAGTTTTGCAAGCTATTGCAGCAGCAATTAATATTCCATGGCGACGCGACGACGTATCTGCAGCACACCGCTTGGGATCCCCACGAGGTCGTCAGGCCCGTCCACCAAACATAGTCGTACGCTTTGTGAGTCGAACAGTTCGCGCCGAATGGCTTCAGGCCGCCAAGTCAAAAAGGAACCTTGATGCAGTTCACATCAGTTCGGCGTACAGTCCGTCTTCTGTCTATATTAATGAACACTTAACCAGCTATACGAAGGCTCTGCTCAACCAAGCCAAGACCATGGTCAAGGATCGTCAGCTGGCGTTTGCCTGGATCAAAGAGGGTCGAGTACTTGTGAAGAATACAGCGGACGAACGGGCCAGGAGGGTGAGGAGCTTCGAGGACCTGGGTGTTGTGGATCGTGGTCGCCGCGGGGGAGGTGACAGTGAGAGCTCCTACGCTGCTACTGGAAAGTAG